Proteins co-encoded in one Xiphophorus hellerii strain 12219 chromosome 10, Xiphophorus_hellerii-4.1, whole genome shotgun sequence genomic window:
- the bms1 gene encoding ribosome biogenesis protein BMS1 homolog, with amino-acid sequence MDAKVKKQKKHQQKHSGPKAEKKKAKKQEGSVEEDERKRNPKAFSVQSAVRMAKTFHRAQDIKAKKHHIPVVDRTPLEPPPVVIVVVGPPKVGKSTLIRCLIKNFTRQKLGDICGPVTIVSGKKRRLTFMECNNDINTMIDLAKVADLVLMLIDASFGFEMETFEFLNICQVHGFPRIMGVLTHLDSFKNNKSLRKTKKTLKHRFWTEVYQGAKLFYLSGMVYGEYQTQEVKNLGRFISVMKFRPLVWQTSHPYLLVDRMEDLTDPEQVRTDPKCDRTVSLYGYLRGAHLKNKSQVHIPGVGDFQVGDLGFLSDPCPLPDAQKKRALNEKERLLYAPMGGVGGLVYDKDAVYIDLPASHVNQLQEEARPTTELVQSLIDTHSTLDTKMAASKVSLFTGSATLDPTHISQHTREKEILEEQSVWDPTTNRERRKVIFTQEEEHVSEEDDSEGSDQADDEGDVECEETAAGGAPPQKKQKLEAERGRTGSCAELPAFADSEDELEMSEEEEEAGTPRDSGHSSEEEEDEESEDELTDDGEEELGKQHSERESEEDQEEGALRWKEGLQQKAAEAFLRQQEAAPNLRKLVYGSVVEVTESEEEEEELGGLFRVSRPQKSKKLQANALDCSRFHADTSHDWDVQEVLDSIRDCFVTGKWEEGQDAATLLKQDEELYGDFEDLETGEVHVSQPQDAQDDDDDDDGDEEPQVKMDDEEVQKNKRLEKKRRLKERFNSEYDDGDATYFDDLKEELQKQAELNRATFGDMDDESRVQYEGFRPGMYIRMEIGSLPCEFVTNFDARYPIILGGLGSSEGNLGYLQMRLKKHRWYERILKTKDPLIFSLGWRRFQTIPLFHMEDHNGRHRLLKYTPQHMHCGASIWGPITPQGSGFLAVQSVTGTKASFRIAATGVILDLDKSVTIVKKLKLIGYPFKIFKNTCFVKGMFNTVLEVAKFEGASVRTVSGIRGQIKKALSSPAGAFRATFEDRLLMSDIVFLRSWYPVSVPQLYNPVTSLLLPAGQKDSWSGMRTLGQLKHDLGIRNKPNPDSLYKPVVRAPRRFNPLHIPKELQKALPFKSKPKQQQPKGKTPRDLQRPSVIREPHERKVAALLHALSTVHNYKRKNAHKVQHSKHKEFLQQKEKDEEAKLKRQREAKKKLYRVMGQKDQKKQRSSLKGASSDL; translated from the exons ATGGATGCAAAGgtaaagaaacagaagaagcaCCAGCAGAAACACAGCGGACCAaaggcagagaagaagaaagccaAGAAACAGGAGGGATCGGTAGAAGAAGATGAGCGCAAACGTAACCCCAAAGCGTTTTCGGTTCAGTCTGCTGTCCGCATGGCCAAGACCTTCCACAG GGCCCAAGACATCAAAGCTAAAAAGCACCACATCCCTGTGGTGGACCGAACCCCACTGGAACCTCCGCCAGTTGTGATTGTGGTGGTTGGACCCCCAAAGGTGGGAAAGAGTACCCTGATCCGCTGCCTGATCAAGAATTTCACCAGACAGAAGCTTGGAGATATATGTGGACCTGTGACTATTGTGTCCG GTAAGAAGCGTCGGCTGACGTTCATGGAGTGTAACAACGACATCAACACGATGATCGATCTGGCTAAGGTGGCAGACCTG GTGTTGATGCTAATTGATGCTAGCTTCGGCTTTGAGATGGAGACCTTTGAGTTCCTCAACATTTGTCAGGTTCATGGTTTCCCTCGTATAATGGGTGTCCTGACTCACTTGGATTCATTCAAGAACAACAAGTCACTCAGGAAGACTAAGAAAACCCTGAAGCACCGCTTCTGGACCGAAGTCTACCAG GGGGCCAAGCTGTTCTACCTGTCTGGGATGGTCTACGGGGAGTACCAGACCCAGGAGGTGAAGAACCTGGGCCGCTTCATCTCAGTCATGAAGTTTCGTCCTCTGGTGTGGCAGACGTCTCACCCCTATCTGCTGGTTGACCG taTGGAGGATTTAACGGACCCAGAGCAGGTCAGGACGGATCCTAAATGTGACCGGACGGTGTCTCTGTACGGCTACCTGAGAGGGGcacatctgaaaaacaaaagccagGTCCACATCCCAG GTGTAGGAGACTTCCAGGTGGGAGACTTGGGCTTCCTGTCCGACCCGTGTCCACTTCCTGATGCTCAGAAGAAGAGAGCTCTGAATGAGAAGGAGCGCCTGCTGTACGCCCCCATgggaggggtgggggggctGGTTTATGACAAGGACGCCGTCTACATCGACCTGCCCGCCAGCCACGTCAACCAGCTGCAG GAGGAGGCGCGCCCCACCACGGAGCTGGTCCAGTCTCTCATTGACACACATTCTACTCTGGACACCAAGATGGCTGCCAGTAAGGTGTCTCTGTTCACTGGCTCAGCCACTCTGGACCCGACGCACATCAGCCAACACACCAG agagAAGGAGATACTTGAAGAACAAAGTGTCTGGGATCCCACCACCAACAGAGAGCGAAGGAAGGTGATTTTCACCCAGGAGGAGGAGCATGTCAGCGAGGAAGATGATAGCGAAGGCAGTGACCAGgctgatgatgaaggtgatgttGAATGTGAAGAGACGGCAGCAGGTGGCGCTCCACCCCAGAAGAAGCAGAAGCTGgaggcagagagaggaagaacaGGAAGCTGTGCTGAGCTGCCGGCGTTCGCAGACAGTGAAGACGAGCTGGAGATGagtgaagaggaagaggaggcaggaACACCCAGAGACTCTGGCCACAGTtctgaagaggaagaggatgaagaatcAGAGGATGAGCTTACTGATGATGGCGAGGAAGAGCTGGGCAAGCAGCACTCTGAAAGAGAGAGTGAGGAGGATCAGGAGGAGG GGGCTCTCAGATGGAAGGAGGGTCTGCAGCAGAAAGCAGCGGAGGCGTTCCTACGGCAACAAGAAGCTGCCCCAAATCTGAGAAAACTTGTTTATGGTTCAG ttgttgAGGTGACGGAatcggaggaagaggaggaggaactgggAGGGCTGTTCAGAGTGAGCCGACctcagaaaagcaaaaagctcCAAGCAAATGCTCTGGACTGTTCCCGTTTCCATGCCGACACCAGCCACGACTGGGATGTCCAAGAG GTGTTGGACTCCATCAGGGACTGCTTCGTCACGGGGAAGTGGGAGGAAGGCCAGGATGCAGCCACGCTGCTGAAACAAGATG AAGAGCTGTATGGGGACTTTGAAGATCTGGAGACGGGAGAAGTCCATGTGAGCCAGCCTCAG GATGCACaggacgatgatgatgatgatgatggggaTGAAGAGCCCCAGGTGAAGATGGATGATGAAGAAGTTCAGAAGAACAAACGTTTGGAGAAGAAACGCCGACTGAAGGAACGGTTCAACTCCGAGTATGATGATGGAGATGCCACATACTTCGACGACCTGAAGGAGGAACTGCAGAAGCAAGCGGAG CTGAACAGAGCGACGTTTGGGGACATGGATGATGAGAGTAGGGTTCAGTATGAAGGCTTCCGACCTGGAATGTACATCCGGATGGAAATCGGCTCTTTGCCCTGTGAGTTTGTGACAAACTTTGATGCCCGTTATCCCATAATCCTGGGTGGGCTGGGCTCCAGCGAAGGCAACTTAGGATATCTCCAG ATGCGACTAAAGAAACACAGATGGTACGAGCGGATCCTGAAGACGAAGGATCCTCTGATCTTCTCCTTGGGCTGGCGTCGCTTCCAGACCATCCCTCTGTTTCACATGGAAGATCACAACGGGCGCCACCGCCTGCTCAAGTACACGCCGCAGCACATGCACTGTGGAGCCTCCATCTGGG GTCCCATCACACCCCAGGGTTCTGGTTTCCTGGCTGTGCAGTCGGTGACTGGAACTAAG gcCAGTTTTCGTATCGCGGCCACTGGAGTCATTCTGGATCTGGACAAGTCGGTGACTATAGTGAAGAAGCTCAAGCTGATTGGATATCCATTCAAGATCTTTAAGAACACCTGCTTTGTTAAG GGTATGTTCAACACTGTGCTGGAGGTGGCCAAGTTTGAAGGAGCCTCGGTGCGAACCGTGTCAGGGATCAGGGGTCAGATCAAGAAGGCTCTGTCTTCACCTGCAGGAGCTTTCAGAGCCACATTTGAGGACCGACTGCTCATGAGTG acatTGTGTTCCTGCGCTCCTGGTACCCAGTGTCAGTCCCTCAGCTCTACAATCCTGtcacctctctgctgctccctGCTGGTCAGAAGGACAGCTGGTCAGGCATGAGGACCCTGGGGCAGCTCAAACACGACCTGGGCATCCGCAACAAACCCAACCCCGACTCTCTGTACAAG CCGGTGGTCCGAGCTCCGCGTCGCTTCAATCCGCTCCATATTCCCAAGGAGCTTCAGAAGGCCCTCCCCTTCAAGAGCAAACCCAAACAGCAGCAACCCAAAGGAAAGACCCCCAGGGACCTCCAGAGACCCAGCGTGATCCGAGAGCCGCATGAGAGGAAG GTGGCAGCACTTCTCCATGCTCTGAGCACAGTCCACAATTACAAGAGGAAGAATGCCCACAAGGTGCAGCACTCCAAACACAAAGAGTTCCTCCAGCAAAAGGAGAAAGACGAGGAGGCTAAGCTGAAGAGGCAGAGGGAGGCTAAGAAGAAGCTGTACAGAGTGATGGGTCAGAAGGACCAGAAGAAGCAGCGCTCCAGCCTGAAGGGAGCGTCCAGCGACCTCTAG